In Gemmatimonadetes bacterium T265, one DNA window encodes the following:
- the argH gene encoding argininosuccinate lyase, protein MTPPATHKLWGGRFAGGPSPLLDAINRSIGVDLRLWPHDVRLSQAWAAALAEGGVLTAEERDQIVAGLDRVAARIAAGEPPTAADEDVHTFVDRLLHEALGGAPAAGKLHTGRSRNDQVATATRLWALEACREVDAAARDLQAVLVARAEGLRHALMPAYTHLQRAQPVSAAHWLLSHVWPLARDRRRLAAAARGASTMPLGSGAVAGSAFPVPRESLRRALGFDAVSENSIDAVGDRDFVAEFLFALALMGAHLSRLAEDLILFGSSEFGFVRFGDGFSTGSSMMPQKRNPDALELARGAAARSLGDLVAMLGTLKGLPSGYNKDLQDDKRALFDAVDLALLVLPAVAGTVAELTFDEARLRAAVTPAMMATDLADHMVRGGATFREAHAAVGALVRAAEEQGVELDDLGAERMVAEHPALAGAEGALAAEASVAQREVRGGTGPKAVLLQLEEAKRAIAE, encoded by the coding sequence CCTCTGGCCGCACGACGTCCGCCTCTCACAGGCGTGGGCCGCCGCGCTCGCCGAGGGCGGAGTGCTCACGGCCGAGGAGCGCGACCAGATCGTCGCCGGGCTGGACCGCGTCGCCGCGCGCATCGCGGCCGGGGAGCCGCCGACCGCGGCGGACGAGGACGTCCACACCTTCGTCGACCGGCTGCTGCACGAGGCGTTAGGCGGCGCGCCCGCGGCCGGCAAGCTGCACACCGGCCGCAGCCGCAACGACCAGGTCGCGACCGCGACGCGGCTCTGGGCGCTCGAGGCCTGCCGCGAGGTCGACGCCGCCGCGCGCGACCTGCAGGCCGTCCTCGTCGCGCGCGCGGAGGGGCTGCGGCACGCGCTCATGCCCGCCTACACGCACCTGCAGCGCGCGCAGCCCGTGTCGGCGGCGCACTGGCTCCTCTCGCACGTCTGGCCGCTCGCGCGCGACCGGCGGCGCCTCGCGGCCGCGGCCCGCGGCGCGTCGACGATGCCGTTAGGCTCCGGCGCGGTCGCCGGCTCCGCGTTCCCGGTCCCGCGCGAGTCGCTCCGCCGCGCGCTCGGCTTCGACGCCGTCAGCGAGAACAGCATCGACGCCGTCGGCGACCGCGACTTCGTGGCCGAGTTCCTCTTCGCGCTCGCCCTCATGGGCGCGCACCTGTCGCGGCTCGCGGAGGACCTGATCCTCTTCGGCTCGAGCGAGTTCGGCTTCGTGCGCTTCGGCGACGGCTTCTCGACCGGGTCGAGCATGATGCCGCAGAAGCGGAACCCCGACGCGCTGGAGCTCGCCCGCGGCGCGGCCGCGCGCTCCCTCGGCGACCTCGTCGCCATGTTAGGCACCCTCAAGGGCCTGCCGAGCGGGTACAACAAGGACCTGCAGGACGACAAGCGCGCGCTGTTCGACGCCGTCGACCTCGCGCTCCTCGTGCTGCCCGCGGTCGCGGGGACGGTCGCCGAGCTGACGTTCGACGAGGCGCGCCTGCGCGCGGCGGTGACGCCGGCGATGATGGCGACCGACCTCGCCGACCACATGGTGCGAGGGGGCGCGACGTTCCGCGAGGCGCACGCGGCGGTCGGGGCGCTCGTGCGGGCGGCGGAGGAACAGGGGGTGGAGCTGGACGATCTGGGGGCGGAACGGATGGTGGCGGAGCACCCGGCGCTCGCGGGCGCGGAGGGGGCGCTCGCGGCGGAGGCGAGTGTGGCGCAGAGGGAAGTCAGAGGGGGGACGGGACCGAAGGCCGTTCTCCTGCAGTTGGAGGAGGCGAAGAGGGCGATCGCGGAGTAG